In Haladaptatus sp. QDMS2, a single window of DNA contains:
- a CDS encoding DoxX family protein, translated as MATHEVGLSSTVAGVTAEGKLHTLSVWFILALRLMMGFAFFQSGLDKVLSGSFSAAGYLQNAPPANNSPVADLFVTMGNTPWFVDFVNIAVPWGELLIGLGLIVGALVRLAAFFGAFMMLMFYLGNWDIAHGYINGDFAYMLVFLAVAAFGAGRIIGLDAYIEQYESSGQPLVERYPRMRYLLG; from the coding sequence ATGGCCACTCATGAAGTTGGGCTCAGTAGTACGGTTGCGGGTGTGACGGCTGAAGGGAAACTTCACACCTTGAGCGTGTGGTTCATCCTCGCGCTGCGGCTCATGATGGGGTTTGCGTTCTTCCAGAGCGGGTTGGACAAGGTACTCTCCGGGAGTTTCAGCGCCGCCGGCTATCTCCAGAACGCCCCACCAGCAAACAACAGTCCGGTTGCTGACCTCTTCGTGACGATGGGGAACACGCCCTGGTTCGTCGACTTCGTCAATATTGCTGTTCCATGGGGAGAGTTGCTCATCGGGCTCGGGCTGATTGTCGGAGCACTCGTTCGACTGGCGGCGTTTTTCGGCGCGTTTATGATGCTCATGTTCTATCTCGGGAACTGGGATATCGCCCACGGCTACATCAACGGTGACTTCGCGTACATGCTCGTCTTCCTCGCCGTTGCCGCCTTCGGTGCGGGGCGAATCATCGGGCTCGACGCCTATATCGAACAGTATGAAAGCAGTGGCCAGCCACTCGTTGAACGGTACCCCCGGATGCGATATCTCCTTGGATAA
- a CDS encoding helix-turn-helix domain-containing protein, which yields MNENTHTDRTVLHVTIDTGDVLADEADNIAAALRGDADAIDGPTHRLSFSSGAQFQEVFNATNIELLQTIAREHPGSIRELARLVERDVSPVHRDLKALESYGLVEFESEGRAKRPVVPYDEIDVALPLTVDTTSRSNRSGTSA from the coding sequence ATGAACGAGAATACACACACTGACCGTACCGTCCTGCACGTCACCATCGACACGGGAGACGTTCTCGCTGACGAAGCAGACAACATCGCCGCTGCGCTGCGTGGAGATGCCGATGCAATCGACGGCCCGACCCACCGCCTGTCGTTCTCCTCGGGCGCACAGTTCCAGGAGGTGTTCAACGCCACCAATATCGAACTCCTCCAGACGATCGCCCGCGAACACCCTGGGAGCATCCGCGAGCTTGCACGCCTCGTCGAGCGCGACGTTAGCCCCGTCCACCGCGACCTGAAGGCACTCGAATCCTACGGTCTCGTCGAGTTCGAAAGCGAGGGGCGTGCCAAGCGCCCGGTCGTTCCATACGACGAAATCGACGTGGCGCTCCCGCTCACCGTCGACACAACCTCACGCTCAAATCGGTCGGGAACATCTGCCTAA
- a CDS encoding ATP-binding protein encodes MPATDAPTDDRSIDVSEHTTCIRIRPTDSPLHPETVITHLRRIHALGPDTTKSLLSRLTRRTPEPPTIEFRLVSDGGTDTTIDYYVGVTDPKMTDALERILRGLFPNTYELTRVDAAGTLPDADDHAIGAVEFLGTAERAQDWQTQLTPFDAFQHADHSRLPLGALVETMAESAVPLVYQTLLRPKPDWSRRAEERSAYIEGGLDTYGGQLSNAIWGPPPKDELTITASDQARIQELAEKDGRRSFEVNARAVAVTTEESNATQATIRELATAFSDVSHTCYAITSAVHTDDEAKRVHADIQEQQFYSADYNRLWNKVPWTKNTSRAIVADAREAPNFCVLSGDSLTAAGKRAVAPTPGEQTFLPRPPANQLQAYTDGLLFGHPLSQDGEASPQGHSLPPALQPMHVAWFGKTGSGKSTALVNAILENQAATGGANILIDPKGDGMGEDYCRAHYARYGDLENVRYFDCSEVLPAFSFFDIRDELEAGVARTTAVEDTVDHYIEILTQIMGKRRFEQAVRSPDIIRYLVKALFDPVNGADAFSHRELHEATRRMHERQSAPAVSDEGLERMLGGVVANRARSFDEIMQGVANRMEKIPLDKRLARIFNHVADEEGEGPHFDLAEFLNEDTVIIFDTGGLRKEAQRVVTLVILSNLWTALRRRTRQGDGEDHPLVNLYVEEAASVAVTDLLNEFLAKSRSFGCSVTLAMQFPGQLREASERAYNEVLNNVSTFVTGNVPIDRRLARRLSTEDMDATEVGNRLRALDRGQWFVKLPAAFGESEPRPFVVESAPLPPGDPEGAQPLSARGEVQFGEALEETLDRTYREAGLTLYEPSVVTFDEETPSLVRVDTALAHTKRMPETVEYDGEINALRCVICDNRYDRSVQGMKRAIECCSSLSKVDRDDIPVCSVGLKLTEDEREASAWSDLQLLFLQVVYNAQQLRYDALEYDLTRDSMIRLQEYVGIESSAVQDLLDADVLRHDTDHPHRLFSVTPEGRRAIGESYRQGIDYGHGKGDLEESSQHVFAVDVLRRYIQKAYVEDSDSPVVEVVPYYEIREGGVAAADFMGSGEEIDGSEEFEMHRLDCVGLDADGEILIVGEAERINHDYRRAVPEDYDKMAACEPVEAIWVVMDRKGGHSVLSALNDPTDSKTRVEKTYVESTPPNQFRIDAPGLTQMYSVAWLRDNMAKLIDS; translated from the coding sequence ATGCCTGCCACAGACGCACCCACCGACGACCGGTCGATCGACGTTTCCGAACACACCACCTGCATCCGCATTCGCCCAACCGATAGCCCACTGCACCCAGAGACAGTGATAACGCACCTTCGTCGTATCCACGCCCTCGGACCAGACACAACCAAGAGCCTCCTGTCTCGACTCACCAGGCGAACACCCGAGCCGCCGACCATCGAGTTCCGCCTCGTTTCAGACGGTGGCACCGACACCACCATCGACTACTACGTCGGCGTGACCGACCCGAAGATGACAGACGCCCTTGAACGCATCCTTCGAGGCCTGTTCCCGAATACGTACGAACTCACCCGGGTCGATGCTGCCGGCACACTCCCGGATGCAGACGACCACGCTATTGGCGCTGTCGAGTTCCTGGGAACGGCAGAACGTGCCCAAGACTGGCAGACTCAACTCACTCCGTTCGACGCGTTCCAACACGCCGACCACTCACGACTCCCACTTGGCGCGCTCGTCGAGACGATGGCAGAAAGTGCCGTCCCGCTCGTCTACCAGACACTCCTTCGGCCGAAACCCGACTGGTCACGCAGAGCAGAAGAGCGCAGCGCCTACATCGAGGGTGGCCTGGACACGTACGGTGGGCAACTTTCGAACGCCATCTGGGGGCCACCACCGAAAGACGAACTCACGATCACCGCCAGTGACCAAGCCCGCATCCAGGAACTCGCAGAAAAAGATGGACGTCGTTCGTTCGAAGTGAACGCTCGGGCTGTCGCTGTAACCACAGAGGAGTCGAATGCGACCCAGGCCACAATTCGTGAACTCGCCACCGCGTTCAGCGACGTGAGCCACACCTGCTATGCGATTACGAGCGCAGTGCATACTGACGACGAAGCAAAGCGGGTTCATGCAGATATTCAGGAACAGCAATTCTATTCGGCCGATTACAACCGCCTGTGGAACAAAGTTCCGTGGACGAAGAATACGAGCAGGGCTATCGTCGCAGACGCCCGGGAAGCCCCGAATTTCTGCGTACTTTCAGGAGACTCGCTCACGGCTGCGGGGAAACGTGCGGTCGCTCCCACACCGGGCGAGCAAACCTTTCTGCCTCGTCCACCCGCAAACCAGTTACAGGCGTACACAGACGGTCTCCTATTTGGCCATCCACTGTCCCAGGATGGGGAAGCAAGTCCGCAAGGCCACTCCCTGCCACCCGCACTGCAACCCATGCACGTTGCATGGTTCGGGAAAACGGGTTCGGGGAAATCGACGGCGCTCGTGAACGCCATCCTCGAAAACCAGGCGGCCACTGGAGGCGCGAACATCCTCATCGACCCGAAGGGCGACGGCATGGGCGAAGACTACTGTCGCGCCCACTACGCCCGCTACGGCGACCTGGAGAACGTGCGCTACTTCGATTGTTCCGAGGTGCTGCCTGCGTTCTCGTTTTTCGATATCCGCGACGAACTGGAGGCGGGTGTGGCGCGGACGACAGCCGTCGAAGATACCGTCGACCACTACATCGAAATTCTCACCCAAATCATGGGCAAGCGGCGTTTCGAGCAAGCAGTTCGCTCTCCCGACATCATCCGGTATCTCGTGAAGGCACTGTTCGACCCCGTCAATGGAGCTGATGCCTTCTCGCATCGAGAGTTGCACGAAGCCACCCGACGGATGCACGAACGGCAATCCGCACCTGCAGTCTCGGACGAGGGCTTAGAGCGGATGCTCGGTGGCGTGGTCGCGAATCGCGCTCGTTCGTTCGACGAAATCATGCAGGGCGTGGCCAATCGCATGGAGAAGATTCCCCTCGACAAGCGCCTCGCACGCATCTTCAATCACGTCGCCGACGAGGAAGGTGAGGGGCCGCACTTCGACCTCGCCGAGTTCCTCAACGAGGACACGGTCATCATCTTCGACACGGGCGGCCTTCGCAAAGAGGCCCAGCGCGTCGTGACGCTCGTGATTCTCTCGAATCTCTGGACGGCGCTGCGACGGCGAACCAGGCAGGGTGACGGTGAGGACCACCCGCTCGTGAATTTGTACGTGGAGGAGGCTGCGTCTGTTGCGGTGACGGACCTATTAAACGAATTCCTCGCGAAATCCCGGAGTTTCGGGTGTTCGGTGACGTTGGCGATGCAATTCCCCGGCCAACTCAGAGAGGCAAGCGAACGGGCGTACAACGAGGTGCTGAACAACGTCTCGACGTTTGTGACCGGAAACGTGCCCATCGACCGACGGCTGGCTCGCCGCCTCTCGACCGAAGATATGGACGCGACGGAGGTCGGGAATCGACTCCGGGCGCTTGACCGTGGACAGTGGTTCGTGAAACTGCCTGCCGCGTTCGGCGAGTCAGAACCACGGCCGTTCGTCGTAGAGTCCGCACCGTTGCCACCTGGCGACCCAGAGGGGGCACAGCCACTCTCTGCACGGGGAGAAGTGCAGTTTGGAGAGGCACTTGAGGAGACGCTCGACCGGACGTACAGGGAGGCCGGCCTCACACTCTACGAACCAAGCGTCGTCACCTTCGACGAGGAGACACCGTCGTTGGTCCGAGTGGATACCGCGCTTGCGCACACCAAACGCATGCCCGAGACAGTGGAGTACGACGGAGAAATCAACGCCTTGCGCTGTGTGATATGCGACAACCGCTACGACCGGAGCGTACAGGGGATGAAACGCGCCATCGAGTGCTGTTCGTCGCTCTCAAAAGTTGATAGAGACGATATCCCCGTGTGTTCGGTTGGGTTGAAACTCACTGAGGATGAGCGAGAGGCTTCTGCGTGGAGCGACCTACAGTTGCTCTTCTTGCAAGTCGTGTACAACGCCCAGCAGCTGCGCTACGATGCGTTGGAGTACGACCTCACCCGCGATTCGATGATTCGTCTCCAGGAGTACGTCGGAATCGAGAGCAGCGCGGTCCAGGACCTCCTCGACGCGGACGTGTTACGCCACGATACCGACCACCCGCATCGGTTGTTCTCTGTTACTCCAGAGGGACGGCGGGCGATTGGAGAGAGCTACCGTCAGGGCATCGACTACGGCCACGGGAAAGGCGACTTAGAGGAGTCCAGTCAGCACGTCTTCGCGGTGGACGTTCTCAGACGGTATATACAGAAGGCATACGTAGAGGACTCGGATTCTCCTGTAGTGGAGGTCGTCCCCTACTACGAGATTCGCGAAGGTGGCGTCGCTGCGGCTGACTTCATGGGCAGTGGAGAGGAAATCGATGGCTCCGAAGAATTCGAGATGCACCGCTTAGACTGCGTTGGACTGGACGCAGACGGCGAAATTCTGATTGTGGGCGAAGCAGAACGCATCAACCACGATTACAGGAGAGCCGTGCCTGAGGATTACGACAAGATGGCCGCCTGTGAGCCTGTAGAGGCCATCTGGGTCGTGATGGACCGGAAAGGCGGGCACTCTGTGTTGAGCGCACTGAACGACCCCACAGATAGCAAAACCCGGGTAGAGAAGACGTATGTGGAATCCACCCCGCCAAACCAGTTCAGAATCGATGCTCCCGGCCTCACCCAGATGTACTCCGTCGCCTGGCTCCGCGACAACATGGCGAAACTCATCGACAGCTGA
- a CDS encoding ATP-binding protein has product MNETKLQQILVRFNPWWRGGPVQPSLFTDEHRRRDFDRLVDRMLSTQIVTLVGPRQVGKSTMMGQYIDYLLNQGHTPEHVLYMTTEASTISSDADNILSDILTIYESRVLGRSFETLDSPVYILIDEVQKATNWGDTVKLYADRYDQLHFLLSGSVSTLITKEANETLVGRAEEQVIVPMKFVDYVRYEGVLSDEAVREQSRNLRDKVKAGVREGDAQAVTLALSRASMQLESSRPEITQALERYLLRGGYPGYFDLEAVDALRKLDEDLYRVVHGDLATVFGVDKRGELMAVLRHFADSTGNKLSIRGLATDLGIDRETVREYIEYLEEFFLIYRCPHYTEGARASRKQPMAYVSDVGHLNALCGTDPEGFPTSADMGAILETAVCDHLRRLQFNLSNFRNAEVTYNETTGEVDFVLSGSDYCVAVEVKHGNPERMNLRNINRFLAEKEGSVGFVVNHANSFSQDGSLIFVPSWLFFYLC; this is encoded by the coding sequence ATGAATGAGACGAAACTTCAGCAAATTCTAGTGCGGTTCAATCCGTGGTGGCGTGGGGGCCCAGTGCAACCATCTTTGTTTACCGATGAACACCGACGTCGGGATTTCGATCGGCTCGTCGATAGGATGCTCAGTACACAGATTGTTACGCTCGTTGGCCCTCGCCAAGTTGGCAAGAGTACCATGATGGGACAATACATCGACTATCTCCTCAACCAAGGGCACACTCCAGAACACGTTCTCTATATGACGACTGAAGCCAGCACGATTTCTTCAGACGCGGACAATATCCTATCCGATATTTTAACAATTTATGAATCGAGAGTCCTCGGACGGTCATTCGAGACGCTCGATTCACCAGTGTATATCCTCATTGACGAGGTGCAAAAGGCAACAAACTGGGGAGATACCGTGAAACTCTATGCTGACCGGTATGACCAACTTCATTTTCTCTTGAGTGGGTCTGTAAGCACGCTCATAACGAAAGAAGCAAACGAGACACTTGTCGGTCGAGCAGAGGAACAAGTAATCGTCCCGATGAAATTTGTCGACTATGTTCGATATGAGGGCGTGTTGTCTGATGAGGCGGTACGTGAACAAAGCCGAAATCTTCGTGACAAGGTTAAAGCCGGTGTTCGTGAGGGAGATGCACAAGCTGTTACACTCGCCTTGAGCCGTGCATCTATGCAATTAGAATCTTCCCGCCCGGAGATTACACAGGCACTTGAACGGTATCTTCTTCGCGGTGGCTATCCTGGGTATTTCGACCTTGAGGCAGTTGATGCACTACGGAAACTTGATGAAGATCTCTATCGAGTAGTGCATGGCGATTTAGCGACCGTGTTCGGCGTAGACAAGCGCGGCGAACTAATGGCCGTACTTCGACATTTCGCGGACAGTACTGGGAATAAGCTTAGTATTCGTGGTCTTGCTACCGATCTCGGAATTGACCGTGAAACCGTTCGCGAGTACATCGAATATCTTGAAGAGTTCTTTCTCATTTATCGCTGCCCACACTACACAGAAGGGGCACGCGCTTCACGCAAACAACCGATGGCCTATGTCTCTGACGTTGGTCATCTGAATGCCCTCTGTGGTACCGACCCAGAGGGTTTCCCCACTTCTGCGGATATGGGTGCAATTTTAGAAACTGCAGTCTGTGACCATCTCCGCAGACTCCAATTCAATCTCTCAAACTTTCGAAATGCGGAGGTAACCTACAATGAAACCACTGGCGAAGTTGATTTCGTTCTTAGTGGATCCGATTACTGTGTCGCAGTCGAAGTGAAACACGGGAACCCGGAGCGGATGAATCTTCGAAATATTAACCGATTTCTTGCTGAGAAGGAGGGTTCTGTCGGGTTTGTCGTCAACCATGCAAACAGCTTTTCACAGGATGGTTCGCTCATTTTTGTGCCCTCATGGCTATTTTTCTACCTCTGCTAG
- a CDS encoding DNA-binding protein has product MSTKRTIGQEASVEQRRNNEFAAVDERPELRPTVEMEIQAKVDSNHPDTGVSGLTLAAEERMKAREWEIAKTRTRWDNRQESDREARTRRKVGEQSKERKVEFEKRAGSVDARLEPGREDPRERLSREELAAVNQQATRIHRMVNHSVSRAVLSKQVAERVVRGAELVSAAVAVIEKQWTRPGGIVPIAKVENVPRGEVTVEGRVERLWEPSHPAIQQVGLLEDETGRIRFTVWKKSEQAMVREGERVRFRAAAKNWYKGRCSIALTRWSNIEFSERGEWWT; this is encoded by the coding sequence ATGAGTACTAAACGCACTATCGGTCAAGAAGCTTCGGTCGAACAGCGTAGAAATAATGAGTTTGCGGCGGTAGACGAGCGTCCTGAGCTGCGGCCCACGGTCGAGATGGAGATTCAGGCGAAAGTCGATTCGAATCATCCGGATACGGGAGTGTCGGGATTGACCCTGGCGGCAGAAGAGCGCATGAAAGCGAGAGAGTGGGAGATTGCGAAGACGCGGACGCGATGGGATAACAGACAGGAGTCAGACCGTGAAGCGCGAACGCGGCGAAAAGTGGGGGAGCAGAGCAAGGAACGGAAAGTCGAGTTCGAGAAACGGGCGGGCAGCGTCGATGCGAGATTGGAGCCCGGACGTGAGGACCCTCGTGAGCGGTTGAGCCGTGAGGAGTTGGCGGCGGTGAATCAACAAGCGACGCGCATTCATCGGATGGTGAACCACAGTGTGTCCAGGGCAGTGCTTTCGAAGCAGGTGGCCGAACGAGTGGTCAGAGGTGCGGAGTTAGTGAGTGCAGCCGTCGCGGTCATCGAGAAGCAATGGACGCGACCGGGTGGGATTGTCCCCATCGCGAAAGTTGAGAATGTGCCGAGAGGCGAAGTCACCGTTGAAGGTCGAGTCGAGCGCCTGTGGGAGCCATCCCATCCAGCGATTCAGCAAGTTGGTCTCCTCGAAGACGAGACGGGTCGGATTCGGTTCACGGTCTGGAAGAAGTCAGAGCAAGCGATGGTCAGAGAGGGAGAACGGGTGCGATTTCGGGCGGCGGCGAAAAACTGGTACAAGGGTCGGTGTTCGATTGCACTGACGCGGTGGTCGAATATCGAATTCTCAGAGCGCGGTGAGTGGTGGACGTAG
- a CDS encoding DUF2391 family protein: MPRTPRFRLSDFVQQIVGGLFVSGPLVITEETWRLAERMELQHVVLTIAIVFLTGYGLLYKADTQHNLRIESDIGLGGVIPRRFVSLILVSYLSVGLLAIAFAAPTTFGVTNAVTLRAINISAIFSMIGAATADTILGQR, translated from the coding sequence ATGCCGAGAACGCCGCGGTTTAGACTCAGCGACTTCGTTCAGCAGATCGTTGGAGGCCTCTTCGTATCCGGGCCGCTCGTGATAACCGAGGAAACCTGGCGTCTCGCCGAACGGATGGAGCTCCAGCACGTGGTTCTCACGATCGCGATCGTCTTTCTCACCGGATACGGACTGCTGTACAAAGCGGATACACAGCACAATCTTCGCATTGAGAGTGACATCGGACTCGGTGGCGTTATCCCCCGTCGATTTGTCTCGCTCATTTTGGTTTCGTATCTTTCGGTCGGCCTCCTCGCGATCGCTTTCGCTGCTCCGACAACATTCGGTGTGACGAACGCGGTGACCCTCAGAGCCATTAATATAAGCGCCATCTTCAGCATGATCGGCGCTGCAACCGCCGATACAATTCTTGGCCAACGGTGA
- a CDS encoding TrkA C-terminal domain-containing protein — MVATESVVSLLVIFALSLLIVRIGSIALRMTGLSPDIASFQSTSAFSGAGYTTEEAEQTVATPERRKIIKALIRLGSVGLVSVIASLILSFTDAQGGTALNLVYILIGVVLLVLAARSEWLNRLLTPLIEWSLERTTDLELRDYTEMLGLQREYRVAEIVVEEGDWLANTTSDECDLPEEGILLLGIYRDSSYIGAPGSDTEIKPGDTVLLYGKADRLQELSDRGASDMKSHERAVEEHEEALEAQDQFI; from the coding sequence ATGGTCGCCACGGAATCGGTTGTCTCGTTGCTGGTCATCTTTGCCCTGTCACTGCTAATCGTTCGAATCGGGTCAATCGCCCTTCGGATGACGGGGCTCTCTCCGGATATCGCCTCGTTTCAATCGACGTCGGCGTTCTCCGGTGCGGGATATACGACAGAAGAGGCGGAACAGACAGTGGCAACACCGGAACGGCGGAAAATCATCAAGGCGCTCATCCGGCTCGGGAGCGTGGGGTTAGTGAGTGTCATCGCGTCACTTATCCTCTCGTTCACCGATGCTCAGGGAGGAACCGCTCTCAACCTCGTCTACATCCTTATCGGGGTCGTTCTACTCGTCCTCGCCGCGCGTAGCGAGTGGTTGAATCGATTGCTGACTCCGCTCATTGAATGGTCACTCGAACGGACGACGGACCTCGAACTTCGAGATTATACAGAAATGCTCGGTCTCCAGCGAGAGTACCGAGTTGCGGAAATTGTCGTGGAGGAGGGCGACTGGCTCGCAAACACAACCTCAGACGAATGCGACCTTCCTGAAGAAGGAATTCTGTTACTCGGCATCTATCGGGATAGCTCCTACATCGGAGCACCTGGGTCAGATACCGAGATTAAGCCCGGTGATACGGTACTGCTCTATGGAAAAGCAGATCGATTGCAGGAACTCTCGGACCGCGGCGCAAGTGACATGAAATCACACGAACGTGCTGTCGAAGAACACGAAGAAGCTCTCGAAGCACAAGACCAATTCATCTAG
- a CDS encoding transposase, producing MALKRTARVKLAIPDDRREDLKRTMLTFREVAQRFADRGWERDADGYVITSRTRLQSLVYKQVREDTELHSDLCIGAVNLAADSLRSAVERMKTGKRASKPTFTAPTVTYNTNAVSYFTDDDGPGYCTLAAYGGRVRAKFIYPPDEDCPQREYLGDEWEQKGATLHYDRDDGEYYLHITVERDEPETELGEAENGTVLGVDVGVNNIAVTSTGEFYSGGLFNHRRVEYERVRGSLQQTGTESAHRTIQSMGDREHRWNTDVLHTISKAIVQEAIAHDCVVIAFEDLTDIRDRLPGAKAFHGWAFRTLVEYVEYKAKAFGIRTQQVNPAYTSQRCSKCGTTLEENRAGAEFECRKCGYAVHADYNAAKNIATRQLRSKQKPSVGGATNQLALKSGTLNGNGRFSPADA from the coding sequence GTGGCATTGAAACGTACCGCCCGCGTCAAACTCGCCATCCCCGACGACCGGCGGGAAGACCTCAAACGGACGATGCTGACGTTCCGTGAGGTCGCCCAACGGTTCGCTGACCGAGGGTGGGAGCGGGACGCGGACGGCTACGTTATCACATCCAGAACGCGCCTCCAGTCACTCGTCTACAAACAGGTCCGCGAGGATACCGAGTTGCACTCCGACCTGTGCATCGGTGCGGTCAACCTCGCCGCCGACAGCCTTCGGAGTGCGGTCGAACGGATGAAGACCGGCAAACGCGCCAGCAAACCGACGTTCACCGCCCCGACTGTGACGTACAACACAAATGCGGTGTCGTACTTCACAGACGACGACGGGCCGGGCTACTGCACGCTCGCGGCCTACGGCGGTCGGGTCCGTGCCAAGTTCATCTACCCGCCTGATGAAGATTGCCCGCAACGCGAGTATCTTGGGGACGAGTGGGAGCAAAAGGGCGCGACACTCCACTACGACCGCGACGACGGCGAGTACTACCTTCACATCACGGTCGAACGCGACGAACCGGAGACGGAGTTGGGAGAGGCCGAGAACGGAACGGTTCTCGGCGTCGATGTAGGTGTGAACAACATCGCTGTCACGAGTACGGGGGAGTTCTACTCGGGTGGGCTGTTCAACCATCGCCGAGTCGAGTACGAGCGCGTCCGTGGGTCGTTGCAACAGACCGGCACGGAATCGGCACACCGCACAATCCAGTCGATGGGCGACCGCGAGCATCGCTGGAACACCGACGTGCTGCACACCATCTCGAAGGCTATCGTCCAAGAGGCGATAGCACACGACTGTGTGGTCATCGCCTTCGAAGACTTGACCGACATTCGGGACCGACTACCCGGCGCAAAGGCGTTCCACGGCTGGGCATTCCGGACGCTGGTTGAGTATGTCGAGTACAAGGCCAAAGCGTTCGGGATTCGAACCCAGCAGGTGAACCCTGCGTACACGTCTCAGCGGTGTTCGAAGTGCGGGACGACACTCGAAGAAAATCGGGCAGGCGCGGAGTTCGAGTGCCGGAAGTGTGGCTACGCGGTTCATGCCGATTACAACGCAGCGAAGAACATCGCAACCAGACAACTCCGGTCGAAGCAGAAGCCTTCGGTCGGAGGGGCGACCAATCAACTCGCCCTAAAGTCGGGAACGCTGAACGGGAACGGGCGCTTTTCGCCCGCCGACGCGTAA
- a CDS encoding universal stress protein — translation MTTRTTILVPIRYPLTEQSTQTLAAAARLAQENASAELVVLHVNLFQTGDKTQTSEISHAIASILDGTTASVLTRRGFLVEEVILEEAAQSHADIIVVGANQRPTWRKVLSELTGNGLAVAAFLREHVNSNVEIIEVDSLTADVLTPAKDSADQRTENRPRVALTAELD, via the coding sequence ATGACCACTCGTACAACCATCCTCGTCCCCATCCGCTATCCCTTAACCGAACAAAGTACGCAGACCCTCGCGGCCGCCGCCCGATTGGCTCAAGAAAATGCATCCGCAGAGCTAGTCGTGTTACACGTCAACCTGTTTCAAACAGGTGACAAAACCCAAACGAGTGAGATCAGCCACGCAATCGCGTCCATCCTTGATGGAACAACCGCATCCGTTCTCACACGGCGCGGATTCCTCGTCGAGGAAGTCATTCTGGAGGAAGCAGCTCAATCCCATGCAGACATCATCGTGGTTGGCGCGAACCAACGACCCACGTGGCGGAAAGTTCTGAGCGAACTAACCGGAAACGGCCTTGCTGTCGCTGCGTTCCTCCGAGAGCACGTGAATTCAAACGTAGAAATCATCGAGGTCGACTCGCTTACGGCGGACGTTCTCACACCCGCCAAGGATAGCGCTGACCAGCGCACAGAGAATCGACCTCGTGTCGCCCTCACCGCTGAACTCGATTAG
- a CDS encoding dihydrofolate reductase family protein produces the protein MANLIYVINASLDGYIADENGNFDWSEPSADAHAFFNDHQRSVGTSLLGRRMYESMRVWDEFLLDDLPDVQREFAEAWLDTDKVVYSTTLDTVPEPRTRLERTFDPEVVQRMKDQADRDLSIGGAGLAGEAIRAGLVDRYVLRLVPTIVGGGTRALPDATRVDLTLDTTRRFDDGSVLVSYSLR, from the coding sequence ATGGCCAACCTCATCTACGTCATCAACGCATCACTCGACGGCTACATCGCCGACGAGAACGGCAACTTCGACTGGTCAGAGCCATCTGCGGACGCGCATGCCTTCTTCAACGACCACCAACGATCAGTCGGCACCTCCCTTCTCGGCCGTCGCATGTACGAGTCGATGCGGGTGTGGGACGAATTTCTCCTCGACGACCTACCCGATGTACAACGCGAATTCGCCGAGGCGTGGCTGGATACCGACAAGGTCGTCTACTCGACCACCCTGGATACCGTGCCGGAGCCGCGGACCCGTCTGGAGCGAACGTTCGACCCCGAAGTGGTACAGCGCATGAAAGACCAAGCCGACCGCGACCTGTCCATCGGTGGCGCGGGCCTCGCTGGCGAAGCCATCCGGGCAGGGCTGGTCGACCGGTATGTACTGCGCTTGGTCCCGACGATCGTCGGTGGGGGAACCCGAGCCCTTCCCGACGCAACCCGGGTTGACCTCACTCTCGACACGACACGTCGGTTCGACGACGGCTCCGTCCTGGTCTCCTACAGCCTCCGATGA
- a CDS encoding helix-turn-helix domain-containing protein translates to MAERDRRSTNEVRKPEPPLPEESGLTLEEYLAMQQAIGHPTRFRILRTLVANDELSATDLKSAVDVESHNFHYHLVELVDVGLVDKRQRRTADSQGFYTYYRPTRMGRDILEYGVEELMRREREFNEAYS, encoded by the coding sequence ATGGCCGAACGCGACCGCCGCTCGACAAACGAGGTGCGAAAACCGGAGCCACCGCTCCCCGAGGAGAGTGGCTTGACTCTCGAAGAATACCTCGCGATGCAACAGGCAATTGGCCATCCAACGCGGTTTCGTATCCTGCGAACACTCGTTGCCAACGACGAGTTGAGTGCGACTGACCTCAAATCGGCAGTCGACGTTGAATCCCACAACTTCCACTACCACCTCGTCGAATTGGTCGATGTTGGGCTTGTCGACAAGCGTCAGCGACGGACCGCTGACAGCCAAGGCTTTTACACCTACTATCGCCCGACTCGGATGGGACGCGACATCCTCGAATACGGTGTCGAGGAGCTGATGCGTCGCGAACGCGAGTTCAACGAGGCCTACTCGTAG